In a genomic window of Dyadobacter fermentans DSM 18053:
- a CDS encoding cyclase family protein, whose protein sequence is MDHRVVFDFDIAFTNGGGIQGQDFRLDIADETISDAELADYIVKDLRLLMVGKVTILDKFYIQEPHKRKPVNLISTEHLVDLSHTIFDGLVTYKGLPAPVICDFLSRKDSKGKYEEGTEFQIGKIEMVSNTGTYIDCPFHRYAHGKDLSEVELEAFANLDAVTIDATGAFEIGIGFFQNLEIRNKAVMVHTGWSKHWNTEAYFEDHPFLTREAAEYLRDCAVKLVGIDSHNVDDTRGNSRPVHTTLLGAEILIVEHLCNLDKLPASGYLFSAVPPKFKGVGTFPVRAFATLTNP, encoded by the coding sequence ATGGACCACAGGGTAGTTTTTGATTTTGACATTGCATTTACCAACGGCGGCGGCATTCAGGGGCAGGATTTCCGGCTCGACATTGCGGATGAAACCATTTCGGACGCCGAACTGGCCGACTATATCGTAAAAGACCTTCGCCTGCTCATGGTGGGCAAGGTTACGATTCTTGACAAGTTTTACATTCAGGAACCGCACAAGCGCAAGCCCGTGAACCTGATCTCAACGGAACACCTGGTGGACCTGAGCCACACGATTTTCGACGGCCTGGTCACCTACAAAGGGCTGCCTGCGCCGGTGATTTGTGATTTTCTGAGCCGGAAGGATTCGAAAGGGAAATACGAAGAAGGAACTGAATTTCAGATCGGCAAAATCGAAATGGTGAGCAATACCGGCACGTACATCGACTGCCCGTTTCATCGTTACGCGCATGGCAAGGATCTTTCCGAAGTGGAGCTGGAAGCATTTGCGAACCTCGACGCGGTGACGATCGATGCCACCGGAGCATTCGAAATCGGGATCGGATTTTTTCAAAACCTCGAAATCCGTAACAAGGCGGTCATGGTGCACACCGGCTGGTCGAAGCACTGGAACACGGAAGCCTATTTTGAAGATCACCCGTTCCTCACGCGCGAAGCCGCCGAATACCTGCGCGACTGCGCCGTGAAGCTCGTGGGGATCGACAGCCACAATGTCGACGACACCCGTGGCAACAGCCGCCCGGTACACACCACGCTGCTCGGAGCCGAAATCCTGATCGTCGAACATCTCTGCAATCTGGATAAACTGCCGGCCTCGGGTTACCTGTTCAGCGCGGTACCGCCTAAGTTCAAGGGCGTTGGCACATTTCCGGTACGCGCATTTGCCACGTTGACCAACCCCTGA
- a CDS encoding SDR family NAD(P)-dependent oxidoreductase, protein MKLSDQFKLNGKTALVTGASQGIGKGIALALAEYGADIILHYRSDRAEAESVADEIKQKGGKVMLVNADLSEQGSVASVAEQVKNAGKAPDVLIINASAQIPCEWEQVTEEDFDTQINTNFKSTLLLMQAFAPAMVANGWGRIVTIGSVQQVKPHPAMIVYAATKSAVLNMVQNLAMQLADKNVTVNNLAPGVIGTPRLDQDVPQVPERIDQRMGTPSGDLGDPQDCAAMAVLLCSEAGRFITGQNIFVDGGMSL, encoded by the coding sequence ATGAAATTATCCGATCAATTTAAGCTCAACGGTAAAACCGCGCTCGTGACCGGTGCCAGCCAGGGAATAGGCAAAGGAATTGCACTCGCATTGGCCGAATACGGCGCAGATATCATCCTGCATTACCGCAGCGACCGCGCCGAAGCGGAATCCGTTGCGGACGAAATCAAGCAAAAAGGTGGAAAAGTGATGCTCGTCAATGCCGACCTTTCCGAGCAAGGAAGCGTCGCTTCGGTGGCTGAGCAGGTGAAGAATGCGGGCAAAGCGCCGGACGTTCTCATTATCAATGCATCCGCGCAAATTCCCTGTGAATGGGAGCAGGTTACCGAAGAAGATTTTGACACTCAGATCAATACCAATTTCAAATCGACATTGCTGCTCATGCAGGCTTTTGCCCCCGCGATGGTGGCCAATGGTTGGGGAAGGATCGTGACGATCGGCAGCGTGCAGCAGGTGAAGCCGCACCCGGCAATGATCGTGTATGCGGCCACGAAGTCGGCCGTGCTGAATATGGTGCAGAATCTGGCCATGCAGCTGGCCGATAAGAATGTGACCGTCAACAACCTGGCCCCGGGCGTGATCGGAACGCCGCGCCTCGACCAGGATGTGCCGCAGGTGCCCGAACGCATCGACCAACGCATGGGAACGCCCTCCGGCGACCTTGGCGATCCGCAGGATTGCGCCGCAATGGCCGTCCTGCTCTGTTCGGAAGCAGGACGGTTCATCACCGGTCAGAATATATTCGTGGATGGAGGCATGAGCCTCTGA
- a CDS encoding PQQ-dependent sugar dehydrogenase, with protein sequence MQRKLIRSTGALAMLAAATALFGYRNETVEGPSKKPLYAPIEAKDVKLPAGFSATVLATDLGATRHMAVGKNGDMYVKLSKLKDGKGIYLLRDTNGDGAIDEQKLFGDYPGTGIAIKNGYLYSSSNKGVFRYKLNEKDEIIDFDKPENIVSGLADHGRDNAKPITLDNNGNIYVTVGSYNDNCREAGSAKGMSPCTILDSAGGIWRFKAGQQNQQFADGTRYATGVKNAVGIDWDNKTNALYATSHGRGKFDDMYPQYYTPKHSAELPSETLYRLKEGDDAGWPYIYYDHFQHKKMLAPEYGGDGKKTGGEKAVDPLVAFPAHLGPNALIFYTGNMFPARYRNGAFIAFHSQSAELKKGYLVAFVPFVNGKPGKWEIFADNFAGTDLVKPTGPIQHRPCGLAQGPDGALYVTDDLNGTIFKIAYKKK encoded by the coding sequence ATGCAAAGAAAATTAATCCGGTCGACCGGTGCGCTGGCGATGCTGGCTGCCGCTACCGCGTTGTTCGGTTACCGGAACGAAACTGTTGAAGGCCCTTCGAAAAAACCGCTTTACGCACCCATTGAAGCAAAAGACGTGAAACTGCCCGCCGGGTTTTCGGCCACGGTACTCGCCACCGACCTCGGCGCTACCCGGCACATGGCGGTGGGTAAAAACGGCGACATGTATGTAAAGCTTTCCAAACTCAAAGACGGCAAGGGGATTTACCTCCTGCGCGACACGAACGGCGACGGCGCGATTGACGAGCAAAAGCTTTTCGGCGATTATCCCGGCACGGGTATCGCCATCAAAAACGGCTACCTGTACAGCTCCTCCAACAAAGGCGTATTCCGCTATAAACTGAATGAGAAAGACGAGATCATTGATTTCGACAAGCCTGAAAATATCGTAAGCGGCCTGGCCGATCATGGCCGCGACAATGCAAAACCTATTACGCTCGATAACAACGGGAATATTTACGTAACTGTGGGGTCATATAACGACAACTGCCGCGAGGCCGGCTCTGCAAAAGGAATGTCTCCCTGCACGATCCTCGACTCGGCGGGCGGCATCTGGCGCTTCAAGGCAGGACAGCAAAATCAGCAGTTTGCCGACGGCACCCGTTATGCAACCGGCGTAAAGAACGCAGTGGGCATTGATTGGGACAACAAAACCAATGCATTGTACGCCACGTCGCACGGCCGGGGTAAGTTCGATGATATGTACCCGCAATATTACACCCCAAAACACAGCGCCGAGCTGCCTTCCGAAACGCTTTACCGGCTGAAAGAGGGCGACGACGCAGGCTGGCCGTACATTTATTACGATCATTTCCAGCACAAAAAAATGCTCGCACCGGAATATGGCGGCGACGGCAAGAAGACCGGAGGCGAAAAGGCGGTAGACCCGCTGGTGGCATTCCCGGCGCATTTGGGCCCCAATGCGCTGATCTTCTACACCGGTAACATGTTCCCGGCACGCTATCGTAATGGCGCATTCATCGCGTTCCACAGCCAATCGGCCGAACTGAAAAAAGGTTACCTGGTTGCTTTTGTGCCATTTGTGAACGGTAAGCCTGGCAAATGGGAGATTTTCGCCGACAATTTTGCCGGTACCGACCTCGTGAAGCCCACCGGCCCCATTCAGCACCGCCCATGCGGGCTCGCGCAGGGCCCCGACGGGGCGCTGTACGTGACCGACGACCTCAACGGCACGATCTTCAAGATTGCCTACAAAAAGAAATGA
- a CDS encoding AGE family epimerase/isomerase: protein MAAFTPEAFKKEFIAILDYWEKYGLDSEKGGFYGRVNYENQPVKDAAKSVVLTGRILWTFSLAHRLLKEAKYLTLADRAYQQLARHFFDPEHGGVYWSVNADGSPLETKKQIYGNAFAMYGLAEYYRVTHFKPALEKAQSLFEIIEKHAFDPVNGGYREAFARDWSATDDYILSKSPWNKSMNTHLHLVEAYTNLYSVWPDARLKKQTAGMLDTIITRIVNPKTETMQLFFDEQWKAKDNIVSYGHDIEASWLLFETAEILHDEKLIGRMKQKSIAMAATAAKGLGADGALNYEYDPETKHTQTDRSWWVVAEQLVGFYNAYQLTKDAQFKTKAEKSWDYIVNEFIDHERGEWFGTVKEDGTPVKGDKINFWKCPYHNARACAEMWRRTGKA from the coding sequence ATGGCCGCATTTACACCCGAAGCTTTTAAGAAAGAATTTATCGCCATCCTCGATTATTGGGAAAAATACGGGCTGGACTCCGAAAAAGGCGGTTTTTACGGTCGTGTAAATTATGAAAACCAGCCGGTGAAGGATGCCGCGAAGTCGGTGGTGCTCACGGGCCGGATCTTGTGGACATTCTCGCTGGCGCACAGGCTGTTGAAAGAGGCTAAATACCTGACGCTCGCCGACCGCGCGTACCAGCAGCTTGCCAGGCATTTCTTCGATCCCGAACATGGCGGCGTGTATTGGTCGGTGAATGCGGATGGCTCGCCGCTGGAAACGAAGAAGCAGATCTACGGCAATGCGTTCGCGATGTACGGTTTAGCGGAATATTACCGCGTCACGCACTTCAAGCCCGCGCTCGAAAAGGCGCAATCCCTTTTTGAAATCATTGAAAAACATGCATTCGACCCCGTAAACGGCGGTTATCGCGAAGCATTTGCACGCGACTGGTCGGCTACCGACGATTATATCCTCAGTAAAAGTCCGTGGAACAAAAGCATGAACACACATTTGCATCTGGTGGAAGCCTACACCAATCTGTACAGCGTGTGGCCCGATGCCAGACTCAAAAAGCAGACCGCCGGTATGCTCGACACGATTATCACACGCATTGTAAATCCCAAAACCGAAACAATGCAGCTTTTCTTTGACGAGCAATGGAAAGCGAAGGATAATATCGTTTCGTACGGGCACGATATCGAAGCGTCGTGGCTCCTGTTCGAAACCGCTGAAATACTGCACGATGAAAAGCTGATCGGCCGCATGAAGCAGAAATCCATCGCCATGGCCGCCACGGCCGCGAAGGGACTAGGCGCCGACGGTGCATTGAATTACGAATACGACCCCGAAACAAAGCATACCCAAACCGATCGCAGCTGGTGGGTCGTGGCGGAGCAGCTGGTGGGTTTCTACAATGCCTATCAGCTCACCAAAGATGCGCAGTTCAAAACAAAGGCCGAAAAAAGCTGGGATTACATCGTGAACGAGTTCATCGACCACGAGCGCGGCGAATGGTTCGGAACGGTGAAGGAAGATGGCACGCCGGTGAAGGGCGACAAGATCAATTTCTGGAAATGCCCTTACCACAATGCGCGGGCCTGCGCGGAGATGTGGCGCAGGACCGGCAAAGCGTAA
- a CDS encoding c-type cytochrome domain-containing protein yields MHLKLRVFAEQLLVASNIFILFLLLFESKLVIPAWLQTIGRMHPLILHFPIVILLLAMLLEFFRFKPEYAGNAFYRNFLQGLLLIGALFAAVTVIMGLFLSREEGYEGDTLTFHKWTGAGIFFFASIIYWVRNAGWYKSVAARSGALLTVVALVLTGHYGAALTHGSNFIWEPISSKREIAEVPLDQAVVYSHVIRPILEQKCTSCHNPDKLKGELILTDPQSIMKGGKSGKLIVPGNPQMSLLLQRVHLPMEEKKHMPPSGKAQLTLQEISLLTLWVKQKADFQKKLTELPDSDSLRVLAAAYLQPQTTKEEFEFPAADEEKVKALNTDYRTIMPLARESPALAVNIYNASGYNVKQLDELEDIRKQVISLNLNKMPVKDSDLKQISKFENLRRLDLNFTDVTAAGLKELAGLKHLESLALSGTKLDLNDLKGLLPQLKSVKTVAVWDTKLSAADVQQLQQANKGKNVIGGFKDDGKNPLKLNPPQMKNASPIFPHSLVVDIQHPIKGVDVRFTMDGSEPDSIHSPLLDRKTVIKTNTTIRAKAFKDGWYGSDMVTFDYYKSAYKPDSSTLLAPLNRVHQAEGVKTFFDQKLGVIGANNPAWANNWAGVRNNDMAFVSEFKKPVMLSSLGLRYMVEEDTGIFPPELIEIWGGTTRDNMKLLTKFKAPMPVKGERASLRSIEGSFKPQEVSYIKIVAKPLSKIPAWHRSKGNRALLLVDEMFLN; encoded by the coding sequence ATGCATTTGAAACTCAGGGTTTTCGCGGAACAGTTATTGGTCGCTTCCAATATCTTCATTTTGTTTCTACTGCTCTTCGAAAGCAAACTCGTGATCCCGGCCTGGCTGCAAACCATCGGCCGCATGCACCCGCTCATCCTGCACTTCCCAATTGTGATCCTGCTGCTCGCAATGCTGCTGGAATTCTTCCGTTTCAAGCCGGAATATGCGGGTAATGCATTTTATCGCAACTTTCTGCAAGGCTTGCTGCTCATCGGCGCGCTGTTCGCGGCGGTGACGGTGATTATGGGCCTTTTTCTGTCGCGGGAGGAGGGGTATGAAGGCGATACGCTTACGTTCCATAAATGGACCGGCGCGGGCATTTTCTTCTTCGCTTCCATTATTTACTGGGTAAGGAATGCGGGGTGGTACAAATCAGTTGCGGCACGGTCGGGCGCGTTGCTGACGGTTGTGGCGCTGGTGCTTACCGGTCACTACGGTGCCGCATTGACCCACGGCAGCAATTTCATCTGGGAACCCATTTCGAGTAAGCGCGAGATCGCCGAAGTACCGCTGGATCAGGCGGTTGTTTACAGCCATGTTATCCGGCCCATTTTGGAACAAAAATGCACCAGCTGCCATAATCCCGACAAACTGAAAGGCGAACTGATCCTCACCGACCCGCAATCGATCATGAAAGGAGGCAAATCGGGCAAGCTCATTGTGCCCGGCAATCCGCAAATGAGCCTGCTGTTGCAGCGCGTGCATTTGCCGATGGAGGAGAAAAAGCACATGCCGCCGTCGGGCAAGGCGCAGCTTACCTTGCAGGAGATTTCGCTGCTCACATTATGGGTGAAACAAAAAGCCGATTTTCAAAAGAAACTGACCGAATTACCCGACTCGGACTCGTTGCGCGTGCTCGCCGCAGCCTATCTGCAACCGCAAACCACGAAGGAAGAGTTTGAATTCCCCGCAGCCGATGAAGAAAAAGTAAAGGCCCTGAACACCGACTACCGCACCATTATGCCGCTCGCACGCGAATCGCCGGCGCTGGCGGTGAACATCTACAATGCATCCGGCTATAATGTGAAGCAGCTCGACGAGCTGGAAGACATCCGCAAGCAGGTGATTTCCCTGAATTTGAACAAAATGCCGGTGAAGGATAGTGATTTGAAACAAATTTCCAAATTTGAAAATCTTCGAAGGCTCGATCTGAACTTCACCGATGTGACGGCCGCCGGATTGAAAGAACTGGCTGGCTTGAAACACCTCGAAAGCCTCGCATTATCGGGTACCAAGCTGGATTTGAACGATTTGAAAGGTTTGCTGCCGCAGTTGAAGAGCGTGAAAACAGTGGCGGTGTGGGATACTAAACTGTCGGCCGCCGATGTGCAGCAATTGCAACAGGCCAACAAGGGCAAAAATGTGATCGGAGGCTTTAAGGACGACGGCAAGAATCCGCTTAAACTGAACCCGCCGCAAATGAAAAACGCCTCGCCCATCTTCCCGCATTCGCTGGTGGTGGACATTCAGCATCCGATCAAAGGTGTGGATGTGCGTTTCACGATGGACGGCTCCGAGCCGGATAGCATTCATTCGCCCTTGCTCGATCGTAAAACTGTGATCAAAACCAACACCACCATTCGCGCCAAAGCATTCAAGGATGGCTGGTACGGCAGTGATATGGTCACTTTCGATTATTATAAAAGTGCCTACAAGCCGGACAGCAGCACCTTACTGGCCCCGCTCAACCGCGTGCACCAGGCGGAAGGCGTGAAGACATTTTTTGATCAGAAATTGGGTGTTATCGGAGCTAACAATCCCGCCTGGGCCAACAACTGGGCGGGGGTTAGGAACAACGATATGGCATTCGTGTCGGAGTTTAAAAAGCCGGTCATGCTCTCATCGCTCGGCCTGCGTTACATGGTGGAAGAGGATACGGGCATTTTCCCTCCCGAACTGATCGAAATATGGGGCGGCACCACGCGTGACAACATGAAGCTGCTTACGAAATTCAAAGCGCCGATGCCCGTGAAAGGGGAGAGGGCCTCGCTGCGGAGCATTGAAGGGTCATTTAAGCCGCAGGAGGTTTCGTACATCAAAATCGTGGCCAAGCCGCTCAGCAAGATACCCGCATGGCACCGCAGTAAGGGAAACCGCGCATTATTACTGGTGGACGAAATGTTTTTGAACTGA
- a CDS encoding DUF1501 domain-containing protein: protein MEKEIIEHGFSFNRRRFLSTMSLGIGSVALGSLLMPDLLKGGGLEEEGLAPGIPHFAPKAKRVIYLFQNGAPSQQELFDYKPKLREMLGQEIPPSVRGTQRLTGMTANQASFPLVGSFVDFKQYGQSQAWVSDLMPYTSKIVDDLCFVRSMYTEAINHDPALTFLQTGSQQGNRPSMGSWLSYGLGNENKNLPNFTVLLSRGVGNGQGVYSKLWSNGFLDSVHQGVQFSKGEDPVLYLRDPDGMDRKERRDMLDKLSELNEMSYQEFGDPEIAAKIKQYEMAYRMQTAVPEVMDLSKESDDIIKLYGPECLVPGTYAANCLLARKLSENGVRFVQLYHQGWDQHGNLPFEITKQAMDVDQASAALVTDLKQRGLLDETLVIWGGEFGRTSYTQGKLTADNYGRDHHPRCFTIWMAGGGIKPGIVYGETDELGYNIAKDPVHVHDFQATVLHQLGLNHEKLVFKHLGRRYRLTDVSGKVVRDIIS, encoded by the coding sequence ATGGAAAAGGAAATCATAGAACACGGATTCAGTTTTAACAGAAGGCGATTCCTCTCGACCATGAGCCTGGGTATCGGAAGCGTGGCGTTGGGCTCGCTGCTCATGCCCGATTTGTTGAAAGGCGGCGGATTGGAAGAGGAGGGGCTCGCTCCCGGCATTCCGCATTTCGCCCCGAAGGCAAAGCGGGTGATTTACCTGTTTCAAAACGGCGCACCGTCGCAGCAGGAGCTGTTTGACTACAAGCCGAAGCTCCGCGAAATGCTCGGGCAGGAAATACCGCCCTCGGTGCGGGGCACGCAGCGGCTTACCGGCATGACGGCCAATCAGGCTTCGTTTCCGCTGGTGGGTTCTTTTGTGGATTTCAAACAATACGGCCAGTCGCAGGCGTGGGTGAGCGACCTAATGCCCTATACTTCAAAAATCGTGGACGACCTTTGTTTTGTGCGCTCGATGTACACGGAGGCCATTAACCACGATCCGGCATTGACTTTCCTGCAAACCGGCTCACAGCAGGGCAACCGGCCGAGTATGGGTTCGTGGCTGAGCTATGGGCTTGGTAATGAGAATAAAAACCTGCCGAACTTTACGGTGCTGCTCTCGCGGGGCGTCGGCAATGGGCAGGGCGTTTATTCCAAACTTTGGTCCAATGGCTTCCTCGACTCCGTACACCAGGGCGTGCAGTTCAGCAAGGGTGAAGACCCTGTGCTCTACCTCCGCGACCCCGACGGCATGGACCGGAAAGAGCGCCGTGACATGCTCGACAAGCTCTCGGAACTGAACGAAATGTCGTATCAGGAATTCGGCGACCCCGAAATTGCGGCGAAGATCAAGCAATATGAAATGGCTTACCGCATGCAGACCGCGGTGCCGGAAGTAATGGATTTGTCCAAGGAGTCGGACGATATTATTAAGCTCTATGGTCCCGAATGCCTCGTTCCGGGTACGTACGCGGCCAACTGCCTCCTGGCGCGCAAGCTTTCCGAAAACGGCGTGCGTTTTGTACAGCTATACCATCAGGGCTGGGACCAGCATGGCAACCTGCCATTCGAAATCACCAAGCAGGCCATGGATGTAGACCAGGCCTCCGCCGCATTGGTTACCGACTTGAAACAACGAGGATTGCTGGACGAAACGCTCGTAATCTGGGGCGGGGAATTTGGCCGTACAAGCTATACCCAGGGTAAACTGACGGCCGACAACTACGGCCGCGACCATCACCCGCGCTGTTTTACAATATGGATGGCCGGCGGCGGGATCAAGCCCGGAATCGTGTATGGCGAGACCGACGAGCTGGGCTACAATATCGCCAAAGACCCCGTGCATGTGCACGATTTTCAGGCTACGGTCCTGCATCAGCTCGGCCTGAACCACGAAAAGCTGGTATTCAAGCACCTGGGGCGGCGTTACCGGCTCACGGACGTTTCCGGCAAAGTGGTGCGGGACATCATCAGCTGA
- a CDS encoding PSD1 and planctomycete cytochrome C domain-containing protein — MNLTTSFLLLTGAVAVALGLQSCNNKPGSTAEEKVPEQVSYNFDIRPILSDKCLACHGPDANKREAGLRLDDPESAFAALKDNPKAHALVAGKPELSAAYQRITTEDTSLRMPPPSSNLKLTQREVDLIEKWIRQGAKYEKHWAFVAPKKPALPKVDHKDWAKNPIDYFVLEKQEQKGLEPSAEADKERLLKRLSLDLNGLPPSLQLMDEFLADDSPDAYEKMVDKLLANPTYGEKMAIHWLDLARYADSHGYQDDGYRTQWPWRDWVIHAFNKNMHYNDFVTWQLAGDLLPNASKEQLLATGFNRNHKITEEGGVIPEEYRIMYVTDRNDLFGKGLLGVTLECAHCHDHKYDPFSQKEYYEMFAFFNNVNEVGIESVIGGPETYAKKPLMEISDQDVKDILTFVNKPDTNRLIVSVMGDLDTLRKTYVLNRGAYDAPGEEVQAGTPTAILPFDKKYPKNRLGLSQWLFDKRNPLTARVYVNILWQEFFGKGIVKTSGDFGMQGELPTHPALLDWLAVDFMEHNWDIKRFVKQMVMSATYRQSAVVTKEALATDPDNVYLARGPRYRIHAEFVKDLVLASSGLLNRSIGGPSVKPYQPAGLWEGATSGRGLLSVYNQDHGASLYRRGMYTLIKRTVPPPTMAIFDASNRDLCEVKRLKTNTPLQALVMMNDPTVLEASRVLAARLLQEKTGTADKITKAFRQIVCRTPSQKELEVLTGYYEKEMKQIQPKAAEKMVAIGEYPLTKNVDKKALASLMRVISTIYNLEETITKS, encoded by the coding sequence ATGAATTTGACGACTAGTTTTTTGCTGCTGACCGGAGCGGTGGCGGTTGCTTTGGGCTTGCAGTCATGCAACAACAAGCCGGGAAGCACAGCGGAGGAGAAAGTGCCGGAGCAGGTGAGCTACAATTTTGATATCAGGCCCATTCTTTCCGACAAATGCCTGGCATGCCATGGTCCTGACGCGAACAAACGCGAAGCGGGCCTGCGGCTCGACGACCCCGAGAGCGCTTTCGCGGCATTGAAGGATAATCCCAAAGCTCACGCTCTCGTGGCCGGCAAGCCCGAGCTTTCGGCGGCTTATCAGCGCATTACCACGGAGGATACTTCGCTGCGAATGCCCCCGCCCTCGTCCAATCTCAAACTCACCCAACGCGAAGTCGACCTGATCGAAAAGTGGATCAGGCAGGGTGCCAAGTATGAGAAGCACTGGGCATTTGTGGCGCCTAAAAAGCCGGCATTGCCGAAGGTGGACCACAAGGACTGGGCAAAAAATCCGATTGACTATTTTGTCCTCGAAAAACAGGAGCAAAAAGGCCTGGAACCCAGCGCCGAAGCGGACAAGGAGCGCTTGCTCAAACGCCTGAGCCTCGATCTGAACGGCCTTCCGCCCAGCTTGCAGCTGATGGACGAGTTCCTGGCCGACGACAGTCCCGACGCCTACGAAAAAATGGTGGACAAGCTGCTCGCCAACCCGACCTACGGCGAGAAAATGGCGATCCACTGGCTCGACCTCGCCCGGTATGCCGACTCCCATGGCTATCAGGACGACGGCTACCGCACCCAATGGCCGTGGCGCGACTGGGTGATCCATGCATTCAACAAAAACATGCATTATAATGATTTTGTGACGTGGCAACTCGCCGGCGACCTCCTTCCCAATGCTTCGAAGGAGCAATTGCTGGCAACAGGCTTTAACCGAAACCACAAAATCACGGAAGAGGGCGGGGTAATTCCCGAAGAATACCGGATCATGTACGTCACCGACCGGAACGACCTGTTCGGTAAAGGCCTGCTGGGCGTGACGCTGGAATGCGCGCATTGCCATGATCATAAATACGATCCATTTTCACAGAAGGAATATTACGAGATGTTCGCATTCTTCAATAATGTGAATGAAGTGGGCATCGAGTCGGTGATCGGCGGGCCGGAAACTTATGCAAAAAAACCGTTAATGGAAATCAGCGACCAGGATGTGAAGGACATTCTGACGTTCGTGAACAAGCCCGACACCAACCGCCTGATCGTATCCGTGATGGGCGACCTCGACACGCTGCGCAAAACTTATGTCCTCAACCGCGGTGCCTACGACGCGCCGGGAGAAGAAGTGCAGGCCGGCACCCCGACGGCCATCCTGCCTTTTGACAAAAAATACCCTAAAAACAGGCTGGGATTATCACAATGGCTGTTCGATAAGCGCAATCCGCTCACTGCCAGGGTGTATGTGAACATTCTCTGGCAGGAATTCTTCGGCAAAGGCATTGTAAAAACCTCCGGCGATTTCGGCATGCAGGGCGAGCTGCCCACGCACCCGGCATTGCTCGACTGGCTGGCGGTGGATTTCATGGAGCATAACTGGGATATCAAACGGTTTGTAAAACAAATGGTAATGTCCGCTACCTACCGGCAATCGGCTGTGGTTACTAAAGAAGCCCTCGCCACGGACCCTGATAACGTTTACCTCGCACGCGGCCCGCGCTACCGCATTCACGCAGAGTTTGTGAAAGACCTGGTGCTGGCGAGCAGCGGCCTGCTCAACCGATCCATCGGCGGGCCCAGCGTAAAGCCTTATCAGCCGGCAGGCTTGTGGGAGGGCGCCACTTCGGGCCGGGGGCTGCTCTCGGTTTACAACCAGGACCACGGCGCGAGCCTCTACCGCCGGGGCATGTACACGCTCATCAAACGGACCGTTCCGCCGCCGACAATGGCCATTTTCGACGCCAGCAACCGAGATTTGTGCGAGGTGAAGCGATTGAAAACCAACACGCCGCTGCAAGCACTCGTCATGATGAACGACCCGACGGTGCTCGAAGCCTCACGCGTACTGGCGGCCAGGCTGTTGCAGGAAAAAACCGGCACCGCCGACAAGATCACGAAGGCATTCCGGCAGATCGTGTGCCGTACGCCCAGCCAGAAGGAGTTGGAAGTGCTTACCGGCTATTACGAAAAGGAAATGAAGCAGATACAGCCGAAAGCCGCCGAAAAAATGGTCGCGATAGGCGAGTACCCGCTCACCAAAAACGTGGACAAAAAGGCGCTGGCATCGCTAATGCGCGTCATTTCCACGATTTACAACCTCGAAGAAACCATCACGAAGTCATGA